A region of Aquila chrysaetos chrysaetos chromosome 13, bAquChr1.4, whole genome shotgun sequence DNA encodes the following proteins:
- the CMTR1 gene encoding cap-specific mRNA (nucleoside-2'-O-)-methyltransferase 1 isoform X6, translating into MAARGASRLAWCLRRVGVSGDWLLLEAGTQVTVGRGLDLTYQLVSKTCPLMISRKHCVFQQNAEGQWTVKDNKSLNGVWLNKQRLDPSKAYPITEGDRIQLGVPLENKETAEYEYEVIKEEWEKIRPFLAQRNDLGKAKSSRTKRKFGLEELETSGSEGPSNSRSKRDRVSCDNEPLGKSWGGVEEAKRLTEKMDVKLPFPGPSEEDSGPARSSPVHSEKAVSVPHKDQKGSGLAQSWTGLEMLRKTLVDIMKLKVKVQEKQTAVLNVKQKRRKCAQKEILAMEQELRELQDQLCMEQEHHQQQVEELERTFSKEQEKLEGIKWQHGEENLKEQLAQVLQEHHALMEELSRSKKDFEEIIRAKNKELEETKEEKEKVRAQKEEVLNQMNDVLENELQCTICSEHFIEAVTLNCAHSFCSYCINEWTKRKVECPICRQEIKSKTRSLVLDNCIDRMVEKLDVEMKKHRLTLIRERKAKMKRRTEPEFSSPQKKQKKRIEDLGLTLSSTSDDETQFSNHTTQESSSSSSGSDSESDEKRPVFSNEFKQDSLVEGTSSRYSMYNSVSQKLMAKMGFREGEGLGKYGQGRKDIVEASNQKGRRGFGLTLKGFDGELNIDWQDEPEPSAYEEVDWCLECTTEIPDAQELKEWMTVGKRKMVIEDETEFCSEELLHNVLQCKSVFDELDGEEMRRARTRSNPYEMIRGVFFLNRSLFMCSQGCNEDGKYGPCL; encoded by the exons ATGGCGGCGCGCGGGGCCTCGCGGCTGGCCTGGTGCCTCCGCCGGGTCGGGGTCAGCGGCGACTGGCTCCTGCTGGAGGCCGGCACGCAG GTAACTGTAGGCCGAGGATTAGATCTCACGTACCAGCTGGTGTCAAAAACCTGTCCCTTGATGATCTCTCGTAAGCACtgtgttttccagcaaaatGCAGAAGGGCAGTGGACTGTCAAGGATAACAAG aGTCTAAATGGAGTCTGGCTTAACAAACAGCGCCTGGATCCCTCAAAAGCCTATCCTATCACTGAAGGAGACCGTATCCAGTTGGGAGTacctttggaaaacaaagagaCTGCTGAATATGAGTATGAAGTAATTAAAGAGGAATGGGAGAAAATCAGACCATTTTTAGCCCAAAGGAATGACCTGGGGAAAGCTAAGAGTTCAAGAACTAAACGTAAATTTGGTTTGGAGGAATTGGAGACATCTGGATCAGAAGGCCCTTCAAACTCCAGATCCAAAAGAGACAGAGTATCTTGTGACAATGAACCTTTGGGTAAATCATGGGGAGGGGTAGAAGAGGCCAAACGGTTAACAGAGAAGATGGATGTCAAGCTGCCTTTTCCTGGACCAAGTGAGGAGGATAGTGGTCCAGCACGTAGTAGCCCTGTCCACTCTGAGAAAGCCGTGTCTGTCCCCCATAAGGACCAGAAAGGCTCTGGTCTTGCACAGTCATGGACTGGCTTGGAAATGCTGAGGAAAACTCTAGTAgatataatgaagttaaaggTCAAAGTGCAGGAGAAGCAGACAGCGGTTCTGAATGTGAAGCAGAAGCGCAGGAAGTGTGCTCAGAAGGAGATCCTGGCGATGGAGCAGGAGCTGCGGGAGTTGCAGGACCAGCTGTGCATGGAACAAGAGCATCATCAGCAGCAGGTGGAAGAGCTGGAGAGGACATTCTCTAAAGAGCAAGAGAAGCTAGAG GGAATAAAGTGGCAACATGGGGAGGAGAATCTGAAGGAGCAGCTGGCCCAGGTCCTGCAAGAG CATCATGCTTTGATGGAAGAACTGAGCCGCagtaaaaaagattttgagGAGATAATTCGAGCCAAGAATAAAGAACTGGAAGAAACCAAG gaggagaaggaaaaggtgagAGCCCAAAAAGAAGAGGTGTTGAATCAGATGAATGACGTGTTGGAGAATGAGTTGCAGTGCACGATCTGTTCTGAGCACTTTATTGAG GCAGTCACTCTGAACTGTGCGCACAGCTTCTGCTCCTACTGTATAAACGAGTGGACGAAACGTAAAGTGGAGTGCCCTATCTGCAGGCAGGAGATCAAATCAAAGACACGCTCTCTGGTGCTGGATAACTGCATTGACAGGATGGTAGAAAAACTGgatgtggaaatgaaaaagcatcGCCTGACCCTTATCAGAGAGCGGAAAG caaaaatgaagagaagaacAGAACCTGAATTTAGCAGCCcccaaaagaagcagaagaagagGATAGAAGACTTGGGATTAACTCTTAGTTCTACTTCAGATGATGAAACTCAATTTAGTAATCATACTACTCAAG agtcTTCTAGTAGCAGCAGTGGGTCTGACAGTGAGAGCGATGAAAAAAGACCGGTCTTCAGCAACGAGTTCAAACAAGACTCTCTTGTGGAGGGTACTTCATCTCGCTACTCAATGTATAACAGTGTCTCCCAAAAGCTCATG GCCAAGATGGGCTTCCGGGAAGGAGAAGGTCTGGGAAAATATGGCCAAGGCAGGAAGGATATTGTTGAGGCCTCCAatcagaagggaaggagaggctTTGGGCTGACCCTCAAAGGATTTGATGGGGAGCTCAATATTGATTGGCAGGACGAGCCAGAG cccagtgCCTACGAGGAGGTGGACTGGTGCCTTGAGTGTACCACAGAAATCCCTGATGCCCAGGAGCTGAAGGAGTGGATGACTGTGGGGAAG AGAAAGATGGTGATTGAAGATGAAACAGAGTTCTGTAGTGAAGAGCTTTTACATAATGTCCTGCAGTGCAAG
- the CMTR1 gene encoding cap-specific mRNA (nucleoside-2'-O-)-methyltransferase 1 isoform X7 produces MAARGASRLAWCLRRVGVSGDWLLLEAGTQVTVGRGLDLTYQLVSKTCPLMISRKHCVFQQNAEGQWTVKDNKSLNGVWLNKQRLDPSKAYPITEGDRIQLGVPLENKETAEYEYEVIKEEWEKIRPFLAQRNDLGKAKSSRTKRKFGLEELETSGSEGPSNSRSKRDRVSCDNEPLGKSWGGVEEAKRLTEKMDVKLPFPGPSEEDSGPARSSPVHSEKAVSVPHKDQKGSGLAQSWTGLEMLRKTLVDIMKLKVKVQEKQTAVLNVKQKRRKCAQKEILAMEQELRELQDQLCMEQEHHQQQVEELERTFSKEQEKLEGIKWQHGEENLKEQLAQVLQEHHALMEELSRSKKDFEEIIRAKNKELEETKEEKEKVRAQKEEVLNQMNDVLENELQCTICSEHFIEAVTLNCAHSFCSYCINEWTKRKVECPICRQEIKSKTRSLVLDNCIDRMVEKLDVEMKKHRLTLIRERKEKRKVLVKPATDNDSGVISSIYSILLMSSCDSEDGEEDSYYNESYYIL; encoded by the exons ATGGCGGCGCGCGGGGCCTCGCGGCTGGCCTGGTGCCTCCGCCGGGTCGGGGTCAGCGGCGACTGGCTCCTGCTGGAGGCCGGCACGCAG GTAACTGTAGGCCGAGGATTAGATCTCACGTACCAGCTGGTGTCAAAAACCTGTCCCTTGATGATCTCTCGTAAGCACtgtgttttccagcaaaatGCAGAAGGGCAGTGGACTGTCAAGGATAACAAG aGTCTAAATGGAGTCTGGCTTAACAAACAGCGCCTGGATCCCTCAAAAGCCTATCCTATCACTGAAGGAGACCGTATCCAGTTGGGAGTacctttggaaaacaaagagaCTGCTGAATATGAGTATGAAGTAATTAAAGAGGAATGGGAGAAAATCAGACCATTTTTAGCCCAAAGGAATGACCTGGGGAAAGCTAAGAGTTCAAGAACTAAACGTAAATTTGGTTTGGAGGAATTGGAGACATCTGGATCAGAAGGCCCTTCAAACTCCAGATCCAAAAGAGACAGAGTATCTTGTGACAATGAACCTTTGGGTAAATCATGGGGAGGGGTAGAAGAGGCCAAACGGTTAACAGAGAAGATGGATGTCAAGCTGCCTTTTCCTGGACCAAGTGAGGAGGATAGTGGTCCAGCACGTAGTAGCCCTGTCCACTCTGAGAAAGCCGTGTCTGTCCCCCATAAGGACCAGAAAGGCTCTGGTCTTGCACAGTCATGGACTGGCTTGGAAATGCTGAGGAAAACTCTAGTAgatataatgaagttaaaggTCAAAGTGCAGGAGAAGCAGACAGCGGTTCTGAATGTGAAGCAGAAGCGCAGGAAGTGTGCTCAGAAGGAGATCCTGGCGATGGAGCAGGAGCTGCGGGAGTTGCAGGACCAGCTGTGCATGGAACAAGAGCATCATCAGCAGCAGGTGGAAGAGCTGGAGAGGACATTCTCTAAAGAGCAAGAGAAGCTAGAG GGAATAAAGTGGCAACATGGGGAGGAGAATCTGAAGGAGCAGCTGGCCCAGGTCCTGCAAGAG CATCATGCTTTGATGGAAGAACTGAGCCGCagtaaaaaagattttgagGAGATAATTCGAGCCAAGAATAAAGAACTGGAAGAAACCAAG gaggagaaggaaaaggtgagAGCCCAAAAAGAAGAGGTGTTGAATCAGATGAATGACGTGTTGGAGAATGAGTTGCAGTGCACGATCTGTTCTGAGCACTTTATTGAG GCAGTCACTCTGAACTGTGCGCACAGCTTCTGCTCCTACTGTATAAACGAGTGGACGAAACGTAAAGTGGAGTGCCCTATCTGCAGGCAGGAGATCAAATCAAAGACACGCTCTCTGGTGCTGGATAACTGCATTGACAGGATGGTAGAAAAACTGgatgtggaaatgaaaaagcatcGCCTGACCCTTATCAGAGAGCGGAAAG AGAAACGGAAAGTGTTGGTGAAACCAGCCACAGACAATGACAGCGGTGTCATTTCTTCCATCTACTCCATCTTGTTGATGAGCAGTTGTGACAGTGAGGACGGTGAGGAGGATTCTTACTATAATGAAAGCTACTACATTCTCTAA
- the CMTR1 gene encoding cap-specific mRNA (nucleoside-2'-O-)-methyltransferase 1 isoform X8 — protein MAARGASRLAWCLRRVGVSGDWLLLEAGTQVTVGRGLDLTYQLVSKTCPLMISRKHCVFQQNAEGQWTVKDNKSLNGVWLNKQRLDPSKAYPITEGDRIQLGVPLENKETAEYEYEVIKEEWEKIRPFLAQRNDLGKAKSSRTKRKFGLEELETSGSEGPSNSRSKRDRVSCDNEPLGKSWGGVEEAKRLTEKMDVKLPFPGPSEEDSGPARSSPVHSEKAVSVPHKDQKGSGLAQSWTGLEMLRKTLVDIMKLKVKVQEKQTAVLNVKQKRRKCAQKEILAMEQELRELQDQLCMEQEHHQQQVEELERTFSKEQEKLEWQHGEENLKEQLAQVLQEHHALMEELSRSKKDFEEIIRAKNKELEETKEEKEKVRAQKEEVLNQMNDVLENELQCTICSEHFIEAVTLNCAHSFCSYCINEWTKRKVECPICRQEIKSKTRSLVLDNCIDRMVEKLDVEMKKHRLTLIRERKEKRKVLVKPATDNDSGVISSIYSILLMSSCDSEDGEEDSYYNESYYIL, from the exons ATGGCGGCGCGCGGGGCCTCGCGGCTGGCCTGGTGCCTCCGCCGGGTCGGGGTCAGCGGCGACTGGCTCCTGCTGGAGGCCGGCACGCAG GTAACTGTAGGCCGAGGATTAGATCTCACGTACCAGCTGGTGTCAAAAACCTGTCCCTTGATGATCTCTCGTAAGCACtgtgttttccagcaaaatGCAGAAGGGCAGTGGACTGTCAAGGATAACAAG aGTCTAAATGGAGTCTGGCTTAACAAACAGCGCCTGGATCCCTCAAAAGCCTATCCTATCACTGAAGGAGACCGTATCCAGTTGGGAGTacctttggaaaacaaagagaCTGCTGAATATGAGTATGAAGTAATTAAAGAGGAATGGGAGAAAATCAGACCATTTTTAGCCCAAAGGAATGACCTGGGGAAAGCTAAGAGTTCAAGAACTAAACGTAAATTTGGTTTGGAGGAATTGGAGACATCTGGATCAGAAGGCCCTTCAAACTCCAGATCCAAAAGAGACAGAGTATCTTGTGACAATGAACCTTTGGGTAAATCATGGGGAGGGGTAGAAGAGGCCAAACGGTTAACAGAGAAGATGGATGTCAAGCTGCCTTTTCCTGGACCAAGTGAGGAGGATAGTGGTCCAGCACGTAGTAGCCCTGTCCACTCTGAGAAAGCCGTGTCTGTCCCCCATAAGGACCAGAAAGGCTCTGGTCTTGCACAGTCATGGACTGGCTTGGAAATGCTGAGGAAAACTCTAGTAgatataatgaagttaaaggTCAAAGTGCAGGAGAAGCAGACAGCGGTTCTGAATGTGAAGCAGAAGCGCAGGAAGTGTGCTCAGAAGGAGATCCTGGCGATGGAGCAGGAGCTGCGGGAGTTGCAGGACCAGCTGTGCATGGAACAAGAGCATCATCAGCAGCAGGTGGAAGAGCTGGAGAGGACATTCTCTAAAGAGCAAGAGAAGCTAGAG TGGCAACATGGGGAGGAGAATCTGAAGGAGCAGCTGGCCCAGGTCCTGCAAGAG CATCATGCTTTGATGGAAGAACTGAGCCGCagtaaaaaagattttgagGAGATAATTCGAGCCAAGAATAAAGAACTGGAAGAAACCAAG gaggagaaggaaaaggtgagAGCCCAAAAAGAAGAGGTGTTGAATCAGATGAATGACGTGTTGGAGAATGAGTTGCAGTGCACGATCTGTTCTGAGCACTTTATTGAG GCAGTCACTCTGAACTGTGCGCACAGCTTCTGCTCCTACTGTATAAACGAGTGGACGAAACGTAAAGTGGAGTGCCCTATCTGCAGGCAGGAGATCAAATCAAAGACACGCTCTCTGGTGCTGGATAACTGCATTGACAGGATGGTAGAAAAACTGgatgtggaaatgaaaaagcatcGCCTGACCCTTATCAGAGAGCGGAAAG AGAAACGGAAAGTGTTGGTGAAACCAGCCACAGACAATGACAGCGGTGTCATTTCTTCCATCTACTCCATCTTGTTGATGAGCAGTTGTGACAGTGAGGACGGTGAGGAGGATTCTTACTATAATGAAAGCTACTACATTCTCTAA
- the CMTR1 gene encoding cap-specific mRNA (nucleoside-2'-O-)-methyltransferase 1 isoform X9 — protein MAARGASRLAWCLRRVGVSGDWLLLEAGTQVTVGRGLDLTYQLVSKTCPLMISRKHCVFQQNAEGQWTVKDNKSLNGVWLNKQRLDPSKAYPITEGDRIQLGVPLENKETAEYEYEVIKEEWEKIRPFLAQRNDLGKAKSSRTKRKFGLEELETSGSEGPSNSRSKRDRVSCDNEPLGKSWGGVEEAKRLTEKMDVKLPFPGPSEEDSGPARSSPVHSEKAVSVPHKDQKGSGLAQSWTGLEMLRKTLVDIMKLKVKVQEKQTAVLNVKQKRRKCAQKEILAMEQELRELQDQLCMEQEHHQQQVEELERTFSKEQEKLEGIKWQHGEENLKEQLAQVLQEHHALMEELSRSKKDFEEIIRAKNKELEETKEEKEKVRAQKEEVLNQMNDVLENELQCTICSEHFIEAVTLNCAHSFCSYCINEWTKRKVECPICRQEIKSKTRSLVLDNCIDRMVEKLDVEMKKHRLTLIRERKGERETESVGETSHRQ, from the exons ATGGCGGCGCGCGGGGCCTCGCGGCTGGCCTGGTGCCTCCGCCGGGTCGGGGTCAGCGGCGACTGGCTCCTGCTGGAGGCCGGCACGCAG GTAACTGTAGGCCGAGGATTAGATCTCACGTACCAGCTGGTGTCAAAAACCTGTCCCTTGATGATCTCTCGTAAGCACtgtgttttccagcaaaatGCAGAAGGGCAGTGGACTGTCAAGGATAACAAG aGTCTAAATGGAGTCTGGCTTAACAAACAGCGCCTGGATCCCTCAAAAGCCTATCCTATCACTGAAGGAGACCGTATCCAGTTGGGAGTacctttggaaaacaaagagaCTGCTGAATATGAGTATGAAGTAATTAAAGAGGAATGGGAGAAAATCAGACCATTTTTAGCCCAAAGGAATGACCTGGGGAAAGCTAAGAGTTCAAGAACTAAACGTAAATTTGGTTTGGAGGAATTGGAGACATCTGGATCAGAAGGCCCTTCAAACTCCAGATCCAAAAGAGACAGAGTATCTTGTGACAATGAACCTTTGGGTAAATCATGGGGAGGGGTAGAAGAGGCCAAACGGTTAACAGAGAAGATGGATGTCAAGCTGCCTTTTCCTGGACCAAGTGAGGAGGATAGTGGTCCAGCACGTAGTAGCCCTGTCCACTCTGAGAAAGCCGTGTCTGTCCCCCATAAGGACCAGAAAGGCTCTGGTCTTGCACAGTCATGGACTGGCTTGGAAATGCTGAGGAAAACTCTAGTAgatataatgaagttaaaggTCAAAGTGCAGGAGAAGCAGACAGCGGTTCTGAATGTGAAGCAGAAGCGCAGGAAGTGTGCTCAGAAGGAGATCCTGGCGATGGAGCAGGAGCTGCGGGAGTTGCAGGACCAGCTGTGCATGGAACAAGAGCATCATCAGCAGCAGGTGGAAGAGCTGGAGAGGACATTCTCTAAAGAGCAAGAGAAGCTAGAG GGAATAAAGTGGCAACATGGGGAGGAGAATCTGAAGGAGCAGCTGGCCCAGGTCCTGCAAGAG CATCATGCTTTGATGGAAGAACTGAGCCGCagtaaaaaagattttgagGAGATAATTCGAGCCAAGAATAAAGAACTGGAAGAAACCAAG gaggagaaggaaaaggtgagAGCCCAAAAAGAAGAGGTGTTGAATCAGATGAATGACGTGTTGGAGAATGAGTTGCAGTGCACGATCTGTTCTGAGCACTTTATTGAG GCAGTCACTCTGAACTGTGCGCACAGCTTCTGCTCCTACTGTATAAACGAGTGGACGAAACGTAAAGTGGAGTGCCCTATCTGCAGGCAGGAGATCAAATCAAAGACACGCTCTCTGGTGCTGGATAACTGCATTGACAGGATGGTAGAAAAACTGgatgtggaaatgaaaaagcatcGCCTGACCCTTATCAGAGAGCGGAAAGGTGAGAG AGAAACGGAAAGTGTTGGTGAAACCAGCCACAGACAATGA